A portion of the Pseudoalteromonas luteoviolacea genome contains these proteins:
- a CDS encoding carboxylate/amino acid/amine transporter, with product MYYLSFVTLVWAFSFSLIGVYLAGQVDSWFAAFSRVAIAFLVFLPFTKLSNVSARIALTLMAIGAIQIGLMYGFYYHSFLYLSVPEVLLFTVMTPVYITVINDLLEKKLQLHYLFVALLATAGAITIRQASINEDFWFGLLLVQGANLCFALGQVLYKRLPTQAPLPPQHTCFGFFFLGALIVSGLSYALLGNSEKLPTTELQWGILIYLGLIASGLGYFLWNKGATLVSVGNLAIMNNVLIPAGVLVNIIIWNRQADLLSLSLGSSIICAALFINYFFEKNAAPQK from the coding sequence ATGTACTATCTCTCTTTTGTTACCTTGGTTTGGGCATTTTCTTTCAGTTTGATTGGCGTTTACCTCGCGGGTCAAGTCGACTCTTGGTTCGCAGCTTTTAGCAGAGTAGCAATTGCGTTCCTGGTTTTTTTACCATTCACAAAGTTATCAAATGTATCAGCACGCATCGCACTGACATTGATGGCAATAGGTGCAATTCAAATTGGTCTAATGTACGGCTTTTACTATCACTCTTTTCTCTATTTAAGTGTACCTGAAGTGCTATTATTTACCGTCATGACGCCCGTTTACATCACAGTTATTAATGACTTACTTGAAAAAAAGCTTCAACTACATTACCTATTCGTGGCTTTACTCGCCACAGCAGGTGCAATTACTATTCGCCAAGCGAGCATAAATGAAGATTTCTGGTTTGGGCTATTGCTGGTCCAAGGCGCCAATCTATGTTTTGCGCTTGGACAGGTTTTGTATAAAAGACTACCAACGCAAGCGCCTTTGCCCCCACAACATACCTGCTTTGGCTTTTTCTTTTTAGGCGCCCTGATTGTCTCAGGGCTGAGTTATGCACTACTTGGCAACAGTGAAAAACTGCCAACCACGGAGCTACAATGGGGCATATTAATCTACCTAGGACTCATCGCCTCGGGGCTCGGCTACTTCCTATGGAACAAAGGTGCTACACTGGTTTCCGTTGGTAACTTAGCAATTATGAACAACGTCTTGATCCCCGCAGGTGTCTTAGTCAACATCATCATCTGGAATCGACAAGCAGATCTGTTGTCACTATCGCTAGGCAGCAGC
- a CDS encoding YSC84-related protein, which produces MKKLINISIMLVMIIVSGCASMGAGDNVQKRAQIIEMKNETLSQLYKDKPDTRAQLRSAVGYAVFSNANINLLLVSAGTGYGVVQNNQTGQFTYMNMAEGGVGLGLGVKDYRLVIVFHTAEALDTFVNHGWTFGGNADAAAKASDKGAAIQGEVYYGNMSVYTLTQSGLALQATVKGTKFWPDKSLN; this is translated from the coding sequence ATGAAGAAGTTGATAAATATAAGCATTATGTTGGTCATGATAATTGTTTCGGGTTGTGCGTCTATGGGGGCGGGAGACAATGTGCAAAAGCGTGCTCAAATCATTGAGATGAAAAATGAAACGCTTTCTCAATTATATAAAGATAAACCTGATACCCGAGCGCAGCTACGCTCTGCTGTGGGCTATGCTGTATTTTCTAATGCCAATATCAATTTACTTTTGGTCTCTGCGGGTACCGGTTATGGGGTGGTGCAAAATAACCAAACAGGCCAGTTTACTTATATGAATATGGCTGAGGGTGGAGTAGGCCTTGGGTTAGGTGTTAAAGATTATCGGCTGGTTATTGTGTTCCATACCGCAGAAGCACTGGATACATTCGTAAATCATGGTTGGACTTTCGGAGGTAACGCAGATGCAGCTGCAAAAGCTTCAGATAAGGGAGCGGCTATTCAAGGCGAAGTTTATTACGGCAACATGTCAGTTTATACATTAACTCAAAGTGGCCTTGCGCTGCAGGCAACGGTCAAAGGGACAAAATTTTGGCCTGATAAATCATTAAACTAA
- a CDS encoding GGDEF domain-containing response regulator, whose amino-acid sequence MFKEIDDLSDSLVLIVEDSALTQKVLGACLDGLCRVEAVDSAEEAISYCLKSPPDLILMDWILEGMTGLEACKKIQAMDELNDIPIIFVTSNTNENQQELCWDAGAVDFLGKPIVARTLVNRVRTHLKYKRQTDILKQYSFFDGLTEVFNRRYFDMECTRLFRQNLRQQQCMSIIMLDIDYFKLFNDQYGHLHGDDALKAVAKVAVKMVNRPLDSVFRYGGEEFAVLLPNTSEEGALKIAQSIVHAVRGLEIPHCKSEFDVVTVSAGVAVGQYGVYDNVEELIQKADECLYKAKSNGRDQAYLVKE is encoded by the coding sequence GTGTTCAAGGAAATTGACGACCTCAGTGATAGTTTAGTTTTAATTGTAGAAGACTCAGCACTGACGCAAAAAGTGCTGGGAGCTTGCTTAGATGGGTTGTGCCGTGTCGAAGCTGTTGACAGTGCCGAAGAGGCTATAAGTTATTGCCTCAAATCTCCCCCAGATTTAATATTAATGGACTGGATCCTAGAAGGAATGACAGGGCTTGAAGCGTGTAAAAAAATTCAAGCTATGGATGAGTTAAATGACATCCCCATTATATTTGTAACCTCCAATACGAATGAAAATCAGCAGGAGCTATGCTGGGATGCTGGGGCTGTTGACTTTTTAGGTAAGCCCATTGTGGCCAGAACATTAGTTAACCGAGTTAGAACCCACTTAAAATATAAACGTCAAACCGACATATTAAAGCAGTACTCCTTTTTTGACGGCCTGACAGAGGTGTTTAATCGGCGCTACTTTGATATGGAGTGTACACGTTTATTTCGGCAGAACCTCAGGCAACAACAGTGTATGTCTATTATTATGTTAGATATTGATTACTTTAAGCTATTTAATGATCAATATGGGCATTTACATGGTGACGATGCACTCAAAGCGGTTGCAAAAGTTGCTGTAAAAATGGTGAACCGACCACTTGATAGTGTATTTAGATATGGTGGTGAAGAGTTTGCTGTTTTGCTTCCTAACACCAGTGAAGAAGGGGCGTTGAAAATTGCGCAGTCGATTGTGCATGCGGTTAGAGGGCTAGAGATCCCTCATTGTAAATCGGAATTTGATGTGGTGACAGTCAGTGCTGGTGTTGCTGTGGGGCAGTATGGTGTATACGACAATGTAGAAGAACTGATCCAAAAAGCGGACGAGTGCCTGTATAAAGCCAAGTCAAATGGAAGAGATCAGGCTTACTTGGTGAAAGAGTAA
- a CDS encoding aromatic amino acid transport family protein, producing MSNSQVGGANDAINTSEPRWSQHDTNWVLSLFGTAVGAGILFLPINIGIGGFWPLLIMAVLAFPMTYLAHRGLARFVLSSKNSDSDFTDVVEEHFGATSGRLISLLYFFSIFPILLIYGVGLTNTVDSFMVNQLEMESLPRVLLSGLLVAGMIAIMLGGEKLLLRAFAVLVYPLVGVLLFLSLYLIPNWQLPTISAPDVGSLTETLWLSVPIVVFSFSHAAAISSFANTQRRHYKSEATLKAESILRNTALMLIAFVLLFVFSCIFSLTPEQMAEAKEANVSVLSYLANVYNNPFIETLGPLVAFIAITSSFLGHFLGARESFNGLITKQTSLSYKAADKLGVVVMFISIWICAVINPSILDMMGAISGPIIALILFVMPTIAIYKVPALHKYKGNLSTYFVLTVGLLAVSALLFNM from the coding sequence ATGAGTAATTCACAAGTGGGGGGCGCGAATGATGCTATCAATACCAGCGAACCACGCTGGTCCCAACATGATACTAATTGGGTTCTCAGTCTATTTGGTACAGCAGTAGGCGCAGGTATTTTATTCTTACCAATCAATATCGGTATTGGCGGATTTTGGCCCTTATTAATCATGGCCGTACTTGCTTTTCCAATGACATATTTAGCGCACAGAGGTCTTGCACGTTTTGTATTGTCGTCAAAAAATAGTGACTCAGATTTCACCGACGTTGTTGAAGAACATTTTGGTGCCACAAGTGGCCGCCTAATATCTCTGTTGTACTTTTTCTCTATATTCCCAATACTACTTATTTACGGTGTCGGATTAACCAATACTGTTGATAGCTTCATGGTAAACCAATTAGAAATGGAGTCGTTACCACGAGTCTTACTTTCAGGTTTACTTGTTGCTGGTATGATTGCAATCATGCTAGGTGGTGAGAAATTGCTTCTCAGAGCCTTTGCGGTACTTGTTTACCCACTAGTGGGTGTGCTGCTATTCCTTTCTTTATACCTTATCCCAAATTGGCAACTTCCGACAATATCTGCACCTGATGTAGGCTCATTGACTGAGACGCTTTGGCTGTCAGTGCCTATAGTTGTATTTTCTTTTAGCCACGCAGCGGCAATTTCTAGTTTTGCTAACACACAACGCAGACACTATAAATCAGAAGCTACACTCAAAGCTGAGAGTATTCTTCGCAACACTGCACTCATGCTCATTGCATTTGTCTTGTTGTTTGTATTTTCATGTATTTTCTCTCTAACTCCAGAACAAATGGCTGAGGCTAAAGAGGCAAATGTATCTGTGCTTTCTTATTTAGCGAATGTATATAACAACCCATTTATTGAAACGCTCGGTCCATTGGTTGCATTTATTGCCATTACTTCTTCATTCCTAGGACATTTCTTAGGAGCAAGAGAAAGCTTTAACGGACTAATCACAAAGCAAACCTCTCTCAGCTACAAAGCAGCTGACAAGCTAGGCGTTGTCGTAATGTTCATCTCTATTTGGATTTGTGCAGTGATTAATCCAAGTATTCTAGACATGATGGGCGCAATATCAGGCCCGATTATCGCTTTGATACTATTTGTAATGCCAACCATCGCAATTTATAAAGTCCCTGCGCTACACAAGTACAAGGGTAACCTCAGTACGTACTTTGTACTTACAGTAGGTTTATTAGCGGTATCGGCCTTACTCTTTAATATGTAA
- a CDS encoding M24 family metallopeptidase, with amino-acid sequence MIGIGFQSKQAALDNLNSMTSGVQPIIEEDYRTRIAKAQAYMQANKIDALFLNAGTNLKYFTGLGWSASERLVGALLPAQGEVCFIAPFFELGTISEYQVMKGKIHAWQEEQCPYQLLGQTIAECGISPNATLAIDESTAFFVVDGINKANPLLNVINGHHVTSHCRMHKSANEIALIQRAMDMTLAVQQAAASILHEGITTTEVEAFIAQAHKKVGASGSYFCIVLFGKASSFPHGVKEPQTLKKGDVVLIDTGCKLHGYLSDITRTYVFGEPTDFQRKIWNHEKQAQLHAFNAAQIGATCGDVDHAARSYFAEHNLGPDYQLPGCPHRTGHGIGLDIHEQPYLVKDNPQLLAAGMCFSNEPMLVIPEQFGVRLEDHFYMTESGPKWFTEPSYSIDDPFGLEK; translated from the coding sequence ATGATAGGTATAGGCTTTCAATCAAAACAAGCAGCACTTGATAACCTCAACTCAATGACTTCAGGGGTACAACCCATTATCGAAGAAGACTACCGAACTCGTATTGCCAAAGCACAGGCCTACATGCAAGCTAATAAAATCGATGCTTTATTCCTTAATGCTGGCACTAACTTAAAATACTTTACAGGATTAGGATGGTCTGCCAGTGAGCGGCTCGTTGGTGCATTACTGCCTGCACAGGGCGAGGTTTGTTTTATTGCACCATTTTTTGAACTCGGCACAATCAGCGAATATCAAGTCATGAAAGGGAAAATACATGCTTGGCAAGAAGAGCAATGCCCTTATCAACTTTTAGGGCAAACAATCGCAGAGTGCGGAATATCGCCAAATGCCACTTTAGCCATTGATGAAAGTACGGCTTTTTTTGTAGTCGATGGGATCAATAAAGCTAACCCACTCTTGAATGTCATTAATGGACATCATGTTACCAGTCACTGTCGGATGCACAAATCAGCAAACGAAATCGCCTTAATTCAACGTGCTATGGATATGACTTTGGCAGTGCAACAAGCCGCAGCGTCCATATTACATGAAGGCATCACAACCACTGAAGTCGAAGCGTTCATAGCACAAGCACACAAAAAAGTAGGCGCTTCAGGTAGCTATTTCTGTATTGTTTTATTTGGTAAAGCCTCTTCATTTCCACATGGTGTAAAGGAGCCTCAAACACTGAAAAAAGGCGATGTTGTACTAATTGATACGGGCTGTAAACTGCACGGTTATCTAAGTGACATTACCCGTACCTACGTCTTTGGCGAGCCAACTGATTTCCAAAGAAAAATATGGAACCACGAAAAACAAGCACAATTGCATGCCTTCAATGCGGCCCAAATTGGGGCAACATGTGGTGACGTGGATCATGCCGCAAGGAGCTACTTTGCTGAACACAACTTAGGGCCAGATTATCAATTACCAGGCTGCCCGCACCGAACAGGACACGGGATTGGTTTGGATATTCATGAACAGCCTTACCTTGTTAAAGACAATCCACAGTTATTGGCTGCGGGTATGTGTTTTTCAAATGAACCGATGTTGGTGATCCCAGAACAATTTGGTGTCCGTTTGGAAGATCATTTCTACATGACTGAGTCAGGACCTAAATGGTTTACAGAGCCAAGTTATAGCATAGATGACCCATTTGGATTAGAAAAATAG
- a CDS encoding NAD(P)/FAD-dependent oxidoreductase encodes MTKNKKIAVIGAGIIGLCNALQLQRQGHQVHLFDPNGVGTQCSMGNAGHFATEQVFPLADKTLFKKLPNMLFDTLSPLRIDWRYFAKALPWFARFCGNMPTLKYHKNTEALKALNHAAIDAYKRLLGGNFDEYIKRNGSLLTFEKFDYDEIEKLYQAYVSKGVSVELLDQEATLALEPQLHNKINYSLLFRDAAHTPDPYKLSNALFQEFVRLGGQFIQQAVTNLQHHESVIVTTDTVSPPAHFDKVVICTGAWSKQLCLQLGYRLPLEAERGYHNMLSTHALSRPVASADRQFIMTPMQHGLRLAGTVEFAGLNSPPFYARAASLLIHAKAMLKDFAQVKQGRYWMGARPSLPDSLPVIGKAPEHPNILFALGHQHLGLTQAAITSELIANMVANQPTVFDITPYSITRFQ; translated from the coding sequence ATGACTAAAAATAAAAAAATTGCTGTCATCGGCGCAGGCATAATAGGCTTGTGTAATGCTTTGCAATTACAACGTCAGGGGCATCAAGTTCACCTGTTCGATCCAAACGGAGTAGGAACGCAATGCTCTATGGGTAATGCAGGACACTTTGCCACAGAACAAGTATTTCCTTTAGCCGACAAAACACTATTTAAAAAACTACCAAATATGTTGTTTGATACACTAAGTCCTCTACGTATAGATTGGCGATATTTTGCAAAAGCACTGCCTTGGTTTGCTCGATTTTGTGGCAATATGCCAACACTGAAATACCACAAAAACACAGAGGCTTTAAAAGCCCTAAACCATGCAGCAATCGATGCCTACAAACGACTCTTGGGTGGCAATTTTGACGAATATATAAAGCGTAATGGAAGCTTACTTACCTTTGAGAAATTCGATTATGATGAGATAGAAAAGCTATATCAGGCCTATGTATCAAAAGGCGTTAGCGTTGAACTACTCGACCAAGAAGCGACACTTGCCTTAGAGCCTCAGCTACACAATAAAATTAACTACTCCTTACTTTTCAGAGATGCAGCACATACGCCTGATCCTTATAAATTATCAAATGCCCTCTTTCAGGAGTTTGTTCGCTTGGGGGGACAGTTCATACAACAAGCCGTGACCAACTTACAGCATCATGAAAGCGTAATCGTGACAACTGATACAGTTAGCCCCCCTGCTCACTTTGATAAAGTAGTGATTTGCACTGGTGCATGGAGTAAGCAACTGTGCTTACAATTAGGCTATAGGCTGCCACTAGAGGCTGAACGAGGTTATCATAATATGCTCAGTACGCATGCATTGAGCCGACCTGTAGCCTCAGCCGACCGCCAGTTTATTATGACACCTATGCAACACGGGCTTCGCCTCGCTGGTACTGTTGAATTTGCAGGTCTTAATAGCCCGCCATTTTATGCAAGAGCTGCTTCATTACTTATCCATGCTAAAGCTATGCTCAAAGATTTTGCCCAAGTAAAACAAGGCCGTTACTGGATGGGAGCACGACCCTCTTTACCAGACTCACTACCTGTTATCGGCAAAGCTCCAGAACACCCCAATATACTATTTGCGTTAGGGCACCAACATTTAGGGCTTACACAAGCCGCGATCACCAGTGAACTCATCGCAAATATGGTTGCAAATCAGCCAACTGTATTTGATATTACCCCCTACAGCATCACGCGTTTTCAGTAG
- a CDS encoding dihydrodipicolinate synthase family protein: MNVDWQGVYPAVTTQFNEDETINFETTKSMINSLIEDGVHGIIVLGTVGENCSLRADEKRKVLQAAKEVVADRVPLLSGVAETTTSLAVEFVQDAEEIGVDGFMVLPGMVYRSTEREAVHHYQQVARATALPIMIYNNPITYGVDVSIEGMKILALEENIVSVKEATEDTRRISELRSALGERFVIFGGVDDIALESLMLGATGWISGLTNVFPRESVAIYKLAQQGRYEEATELWRWFLPLLRLDTVPTLVQCIKYAEQLAGRGSEKTRLPRLPLTQDEKAYVSRIYDDAITHRIDLKKFKLD; this comes from the coding sequence ATGAACGTAGATTGGCAAGGGGTGTACCCCGCAGTGACTACACAGTTTAACGAAGACGAGACAATTAATTTTGAAACCACGAAATCGATGATCAATTCGCTTATTGAGGATGGGGTGCATGGGATAATTGTGTTAGGTACTGTGGGTGAAAATTGCTCTTTACGTGCGGATGAAAAACGAAAAGTTTTACAAGCAGCTAAAGAGGTTGTCGCCGACAGGGTACCGTTACTTTCAGGCGTGGCGGAAACCACAACCTCACTGGCTGTGGAATTTGTTCAAGACGCAGAGGAAATTGGTGTTGACGGATTTATGGTCCTACCGGGTATGGTCTATCGATCAACAGAGCGAGAAGCTGTTCATCATTACCAACAAGTAGCAAGGGCTACAGCATTGCCCATTATGATTTATAACAACCCGATCACCTATGGTGTAGATGTTTCTATCGAAGGTATGAAGATATTGGCGCTGGAAGAAAATATTGTTTCCGTGAAAGAGGCAACAGAAGATACACGCCGGATCAGTGAGCTACGGTCAGCATTGGGTGAGCGCTTTGTCATTTTTGGTGGCGTTGATGACATCGCATTGGAAAGTTTGATGTTAGGTGCAACAGGTTGGATTTCTGGTCTGACGAACGTATTTCCTAGGGAGTCTGTGGCAATTTATAAACTGGCACAGCAAGGAAGGTACGAAGAAGCCACTGAGCTTTGGCGTTGGTTTTTACCTTTGCTGCGCCTAGATACTGTGCCTACTTTGGTGCAATGCATTAAATACGCTGAGCAGCTAGCGGGTCGCGGCAGTGAAAAAACGCGTTTGCCACGTCTACCCCTTACTCAAGACGAAAAAGCTTATGTGAGTCGTATATATGATGACGCGATCACTCACCGCATTGATCTTAAGAAATTTAAACTTGATTAA
- a CDS encoding 4-hydroxyproline epimerase encodes MNRGTFFCIDGHTCGNPVRLVTSGHPALRGATMADKRQHFLAEFDWIRKALMFEPRGHDMMSGAFLYPPCSEDGDISILFIETSGCLPMCGHGTIGAITFALELGLIHPQETGLVKIDTPAGRVDAQYKMRQGKVEWVRLVNVPAFLAHTNESIHIDTLGELTIDIAYGGNFYIIVEPQGDFKGIESTDVDTLIKMSREVRDAVNATIECIHPESADVRGATHVLWTGKPQNLDSTAANAVFYGDKAIDRSPCGTGTSARMAQLFTKGHLNQQQDFVHESYIGSQFIGRVEEVLEISGKLAIRPSIQGWAVRTGKNCITVDDDDPYAFGFQVI; translated from the coding sequence ATGAACAGGGGGACATTTTTTTGTATTGATGGCCACACATGTGGCAACCCTGTGCGCCTTGTTACCAGTGGCCACCCCGCGCTTCGGGGGGCCACAATGGCTGACAAGCGACAGCACTTTTTAGCTGAGTTTGATTGGATACGCAAAGCCTTGATGTTTGAACCGCGAGGCCACGATATGATGTCAGGTGCTTTTTTATATCCGCCATGCAGCGAAGACGGTGATATAAGCATCTTGTTTATTGAAACATCAGGATGCTTGCCTATGTGTGGGCATGGCACAATTGGAGCGATCACTTTTGCACTTGAATTGGGTTTAATACACCCCCAAGAAACAGGCTTGGTGAAAATTGACACCCCAGCAGGGAGAGTGGATGCACAATATAAAATGCGTCAAGGCAAAGTTGAGTGGGTTCGACTTGTCAATGTGCCTGCATTTTTGGCACATACAAATGAGAGCATTCATATTGACACGCTCGGTGAATTAACCATTGATATTGCATATGGTGGAAATTTTTACATTATTGTTGAGCCTCAGGGAGATTTTAAAGGGATAGAGAGTACAGACGTCGACACGTTAATCAAAATGAGCCGCGAGGTACGAGATGCCGTAAATGCGACCATCGAGTGCATACACCCTGAATCAGCCGATGTACGCGGCGCAACTCATGTACTTTGGACTGGTAAACCACAAAACCTTGATTCTACCGCTGCCAATGCAGTGTTCTACGGTGACAAAGCCATTGATCGTTCACCCTGCGGTACTGGCACCAGTGCGCGTATGGCACAGCTCTTTACTAAGGGGCATCTAAATCAGCAGCAGGACTTTGTTCATGAAAGCTATATAGGTAGCCAGTTTATTGGCCGTGTGGAAGAAGTCTTAGAGATTTCGGGAAAGTTGGCAATTCGTCCTAGCATACAAGGTTGGGCCGTACGCACGGGTAAAAACTGCATAACGGTGGATGACGATGATCCTTATGCGTTTGGTTTCCAAGTAATTTAG
- a CDS encoding aldehyde dehydrogenase (NADP(+)), whose amino-acid sequence MTLNGQSYIAGVWQHNQHSEIFNGFCPGTNESLPSIFYEATLEQVNQATASAELAFKAYRRVSEHQRARFLNTIADEIAALGDVLIETTMLETNLPRQRLEGERLRSINQLRAFADVLLQELEPLQLKCVDDSDETRLPIAKPRTALTHIPIGVVAVFGASNFPYAFSTLGGDTAAALAAGCPVIVKAHPAHPATNELMTKAIDGAIKQCGIPNGVFSMLQGRQHQLSHQLVRAPSVKAVGFTGSLSAATALLKTINDRKEPIPLYGELGSVNPQIVLKGQDVPQKVALAKQLVNSMSMGHGQFCTSPGVWFVPAEDIDFESSAVNAIESAPSDTLLTPGILHAFIKRTDALFKDPNTTLLAKGKLSKQYHAAVQLYTCSADDFAQSKQLQEEVFGPCAILVKYQDEAALMRAISALDGQLTASVYGKIDDFHIQEELIESLQYKVGRLIYNQAPTGVEVCMSMNHGGPFPSSTDVKSTSVGTRAILRFLRPLCVQGDI is encoded by the coding sequence ATGACATTAAACGGACAGAGTTATATCGCAGGAGTTTGGCAACATAATCAGCATAGTGAGATCTTTAACGGCTTTTGTCCTGGTACCAATGAAAGCCTACCTTCGATTTTCTATGAAGCCACGTTGGAGCAAGTCAACCAAGCAACAGCGTCAGCTGAACTTGCATTTAAAGCATATCGCCGAGTCTCTGAGCACCAAAGAGCACGCTTTTTAAACACCATCGCAGATGAGATAGCCGCCCTTGGAGATGTGCTTATTGAAACGACGATGTTAGAAACTAATTTACCGCGTCAGCGCCTAGAAGGGGAGCGATTGCGGAGCATTAATCAGCTTCGCGCTTTTGCTGACGTGTTGCTCCAAGAGCTTGAACCTTTGCAATTAAAGTGTGTTGATGACAGTGATGAAACCAGATTGCCGATAGCAAAGCCTAGAACGGCTTTAACCCATATTCCTATTGGTGTTGTTGCAGTATTCGGCGCATCAAATTTCCCATATGCATTTTCGACTCTAGGGGGAGATACTGCTGCGGCGCTGGCGGCTGGCTGTCCTGTGATAGTTAAAGCGCATCCAGCGCACCCTGCAACCAATGAATTGATGACCAAAGCCATTGATGGAGCCATTAAGCAGTGTGGGATACCGAATGGGGTATTTTCTATGCTCCAAGGACGTCAACATCAGCTTTCTCATCAATTAGTGAGGGCGCCAAGTGTGAAAGCGGTTGGCTTTACAGGGTCGCTCTCGGCTGCAACTGCGCTGTTAAAAACTATAAATGATAGAAAAGAGCCCATTCCGTTATATGGAGAGCTTGGCAGTGTAAACCCGCAAATTGTTTTGAAAGGACAAGATGTTCCGCAAAAAGTAGCTTTGGCGAAGCAGCTTGTTAATTCAATGTCCATGGGCCATGGTCAGTTTTGTACGAGTCCTGGTGTATGGTTTGTGCCTGCTGAAGATATCGATTTTGAGAGCTCTGCGGTGAATGCGATTGAATCAGCCCCTTCTGATACATTGCTTACACCGGGTATTTTGCATGCATTTATAAAGCGCACTGATGCTTTATTTAAGGATCCAAATACGACTTTATTGGCCAAAGGCAAACTCAGTAAGCAATACCATGCAGCTGTACAGCTTTACACATGCAGCGCTGATGACTTTGCGCAAAGTAAACAACTACAAGAAGAAGTATTTGGTCCGTGTGCTATTTTGGTTAAATATCAAGACGAAGCAGCGCTAATGCGTGCAATTTCAGCACTTGATGGTCAATTAACAGCGAGTGTTTATGGCAAAATTGACGATTTCCATATACAAGAGGAGTTAATTGAATCGCTGCAATACAAAGTGGGGCGTCTAATTTATAATCAAGCACCGACGGGTGTAGAAGTGTGTATGTCTATGAATCATGGAGGGCCTTTTCCGTCATCAACTGATGTAAAAAGTACATCTGTTGGTACGAGGGCAATATTACGCTTTTTACGTCCACTATGTGTACAAGGTGATATCTAA
- a CDS encoding GntR family transcriptional regulator — protein sequence MAIVHKTRTQLVAEAIRDKILSGEIKAGEPLRQAALAEELNVSRIPVREALLQLEAEGLVNFEAHKGATVTSLSAEQIDEIFDLRALLEAELLRHSVVHLTNRDLLEAEAILADLEDAIAAGDSQLATGKLNSEFHDKLYSKAARPQTRELVAVYSKNSERYVRMHILLAGGIDTAPEEHRKLLQLCRDKDIDGACDYLKHHILSAKGGIKALLLKLEEDA from the coding sequence ATGGCGATTGTACATAAAACTAGAACTCAACTTGTTGCCGAAGCGATTAGAGATAAGATTTTAAGCGGAGAGATAAAGGCAGGGGAGCCTTTGCGTCAAGCAGCGCTAGCGGAAGAGCTCAATGTTAGCCGTATTCCCGTGCGTGAAGCTCTGTTGCAGTTAGAAGCAGAAGGATTAGTTAATTTTGAAGCCCATAAAGGAGCAACAGTAACCAGTCTCAGTGCCGAGCAGATCGATGAGATATTTGATTTACGTGCTTTGCTGGAAGCAGAGCTGCTTAGGCATTCGGTGGTTCATCTAACCAATCGCGACTTGCTTGAAGCTGAAGCTATTTTAGCCGATCTTGAAGATGCCATTGCCGCTGGAGACTCTCAACTTGCGACAGGTAAACTGAATTCGGAGTTTCACGATAAGCTTTATTCAAAGGCTGCTCGGCCTCAAACAAGAGAGCTGGTTGCGGTGTACAGCAAAAACTCTGAGCGTTATGTACGTATGCATATTCTGTTGGCTGGTGGCATTGATACTGCGCCAGAAGAGCATCGTAAGTTACTACAATTATGTAGAGATAAAGATATTGACGGCGCATGTGATTACCTAAAGCATCATATTTTAAGTGCCAAAGGCGGCATAAAAGCGCTGCTTCTAAAACTCGAAGAAGATGCTTAA